The genomic stretch GAACTGTTACGCGAAGAGCTACAGGCGGATGAGCTGTGGAACGATGTGCTGGACGACGCCCGCTTTGAAGCCGAACAGATGGGCAAAACTCTGGAGGTGTTATCACCACCGGGTCCGTGGCCGTTGTTCGGCAACCCTACCGCACTCGACAGTGCGCTGGAGAATGTGGTGCGCAACGCGTTGCGCTATTCGCACAGCCACATCGCGGTGTCGTTCTCGGTCGATGCGCAGGGCGTGACCATTGTCGTCGGTGACGATGGTCCTGGCGTCAGCGCAGAAGATCGGGAGCAAATTTTCCGCCCGTTCTATCGTACTGACGAAGCCCGTGACCGGGAATCTGGCGGTACTGGTCTGGGGCTGGCTATCGTCGAAACGGCACTGACCCAACATCGTGGCTGGGCCAAAGCTGACGAAAGCCCGCTGGGCGGTTTACAGCTCACACTCTGGTTACCGCTCTACCAGCGTTAGGATGTTTTGTCGCCTGAGCCGTCTCAAGGGCGCATCAAGATTAGGTGGAGAAGAGTGGGTGGAGAAGAGTAGGAACTCAGCTCCGGTGTGTGACGGTTTTTGGGCGCGGTGTAGCGCGCCCGTTGTCACATCCAGACCGTCAACCAATTGAGTTTTTCCTGTGGTCGGGTAGAGTGTAGACCAGTGCCACAGGCCCTGACTTGCCAACAAACCAGACCGCCCGCTGGCCATGCTGTTTGTCCCTTCAGTCATGCATGAACCTACACATGTTTGATGGATACGTTCTTGATGTTGCCTGACACCCTGCACAGGAAAAGGACATGAAAGGATTAGCCTTATTGGCTGGATTCATTGCCACTCTGGTACAAATGTCAGCGTATGCCTCCGGTGATGGGGTATGCGGTTTTTCCGATGCTGATTGCGGTATGCCCGCGCTTCCTTACCTTTTGCCGGATAACGACACCCGTACCAATCTCATGCTGCTGCAAAGCAGCCATAATCATATTCCGCTGCCTATCCCACAGCCAGAGCCGGATCAAACCCGTTCCCGCGTCGACCCGTTCACCGCATACCGTGTGATGGGGCTCGATGCAGCCGAAGACAATGACGGCGGCACTGACGCCGACACCGCAGCCGATCCCAGTGCACCCTCAGATGATAAAGCCAACGACGAGAATGCGTCACTGCTGCAAAAAGCCGTTCAGTTACGTTTCCCCGATACCGAGTTGGACAAACTGCGCGATCTGACGCCCGTCGATCTGGATGGCCGCTGGATATCCAACGACCTAACCACACTTGAGCGTTTTTTCGACCTGCTACTGGCGGACAAGTCGCTGAGCGACGCCCAGCGTACCCAGCTAGCCCTGGTCAGGACGAGGATGTTATCCAGCGATTACATCCTGGATAACGCGACAACCGATCTGGCCGATGTGCCTGAAACAGGCCACGCTGGCGAGTTACGACGCTACCTCATCAGCGCCACCGCATTTTATGACGGACAATTGGATCAGGCGGACAAAGGCTTCCAACAGTTGTTGCAAGCCGACCAGCCGTGGGTAGCAGAAACCGCCCGTTATATGCTGATTCGAGTGTCGATTAATCAGGCGATGAAAGACGCGCAGGACGAATACAACATGTTCGACCCGCGCAAGATGGATAAGGTGGCCGGGCAACAGGCGGTGCAGCGTATCGATGACTACCTGAAACTGTACCCCAAAGGGAAATACACCGACTCCGCAGAAGGCCTGTACCGCCGGGCCGAATGGATCAGCGGTGATACCGTCGCGCTGGCCCGACGTTTTAGCAAAGCGCTGGCATCAGCCACCAGCGTGGAGCAACTGCAAACCATCGGTAACGAAATTGACAACAAACTGCTGGAAGACAGTCGCTTTGTGTCCTCCGCCGACACCCCTATTCTGATGCTGGTGCAGGACATCAAACGCCTGCGCAGCCCCGATGGTTGGATGACTTTACCCGCCCTGACGCAGGAAGAAATCACCCATCAGCAACCGTTGTTTGAAAAAGCCGGTATGCAGGACGCCTTTCACTACCTACAGGCGGCGTTTCAGTATTACCAATTGCGGGACGACGCGGCGGTACTCAAAACCCTGCCGATGACCACCGCAAAGGATATCTCTGATGTAACCGCCTTTAGCAGTCAGGTGCTGCGCGGGCTGGCGATGCAACGCCAGAAACAGTGGGATGACGCGGAAGCACACTGGCGTCACCTGCTGACGTTGAAAACCACCTACACCCAGCAGCAGTATCTGCAACTGGCGCTGGCACAAACGCTGGTGGATAGCGACCATCCTGAGCGGGTCTTCACCCCCGAAAGCCCGGTCAAAAACCTGCGTTTTCGCTCTGCCATTCTGAAAGTCAGCGCCGATGCCGATCTGCTGCACCGACAGACCGGCCCGCAACAAACGCCGGAAGAACGCGCCATCGCCCTGCACACACTGCTCACCAAACAGCTCACACACCGCGATTACGCCGGTTTCCTGAAAGACAGCGAATTGCTGAAAGTCATCGCACCGCTGAAAAGCACGGAAAACATGAGCTGGAATGAAGAAGATCTGACGCTGTTTAACTGGGACGGCAGCGACACTGAAGATGGGTATGAATGCCCCACCTTGCAGGAAACAGTCACGTCTCTGAGCCGCAACGCCAACGATGCCCACGCACTCAACTGCATGGGTGAATTCTTCCTGCGCACCGGTAACGGCGTGGGGTTCGATTGGGGTGAAAGCAACATGCTCAACGGCCTGACGGATGCCACCGATTATTATCCCGGCCAGGAGTTCAACCGTCTGGATAATTACATGCAAGTGATTGCCGACGCGAAAGCCCCAGCGGAAGACAAGAGCTACGCGCTCTACCGCGCTATTTATTGCTATGCGCCTAGTGGCTATAACGACTGCGGTTCGCAGGATATCAGCAAGGAAACCCGCAAAGCGTGGTTCCGACAGCTCAAAACCGAGTTTAAAGGTAGCCAATGGGCGCGACAGCTCAAATACTACTGGTAGTCCGTTGTACTGTTGTGCTGACAAGCCTGCTGTGCCTGAGTATCACTGCTTACGGTGCCACCGTTGACGCCGCCCGTTATCACGCGTTCTGGTTATGGGCGGCGGTACAGCCGCAACCGGTGCTCGCGCAGGCCGATACGCTTTACCTTCATCAGGGGGAAATCGCCCGCCGGAACGGCAAAACCGTCTTTCTGCGCCAGGGGATCCCGGTCAGCACGCTACCGGTCAAACACCTGTGGTTGTCGTTTCGGGTGTCTGAATTGCAGTTGGACAAATCGGGGTGGCAACGCCTGTTACATCTTCGGCAGCGTTGGGCCGCTGCTGGTAATCACCTTGATGGCATCCAGCTTGATTTCGACGCTAAAAGCTACCACCTGTCCCAGTACGTTGACTTTTTACAGGCGTTGCGCCAGCAATTGCCGCCCGATTGCCGGTTAAGCGTTACCGGGCTGCTGGATTGGGCCAAAACCGGCGACGTCCGACAGCTTAATCGCCTGAGCGGCGTGGTGGATGAAATCGTAGTGCAAACCTATCAAGGGCGACACACGGTGGAGAATTACACCGCGTATCTGCCTGCGCTGTTGCGCCTGACCTTGCCGTTCCGGCTCGGGCTGGTACAACACGGCAAGTGGGATGAACAGTGGCAGCGGCGGCTGGCATCATCGCCATTCTACCGGGGCGAAGTGGTGTTTCTACTTAACCCGACACCCGCGCGTCGTACCCCTATCCTTGCCTCTCATCAGTGGTGATCAGCTCTGCGATCCAGATGAGGTTCACGTGATTAAACCTTCAGTCAATTCACCTGCCTGTTGTTTCGAGCACACAGAAAACCACTTCCTCACTCCAAGGGTGTCGCCCCTGATCCCGCATTACTGAATAAATTATTGACAACGCTTACTCGTTCCAATGTACGGTTTTTAGTTTAATATTTTGAATAACGCTTTAATGGTACAGTTAAAAGACAAATAATCTTTTAACTGTGCAATGAACGAGATTTTCTTTCTAATCACTTTTTCAGTAAATCTGAAGGATACCTTCAACCAGAGGGGATTTTACTGTTTCACCATCCCGCTAATATTGACGCCATGATTTGCATTCAACTCAAGAAAACATAATGAAAATCTTGTCAGTCAGTTGTCGCGGTTCCGTACCTGTGGAGACCGCCATGTTATGGATGACGCGGGCGGGCCGTCTGGATGATTGATGATATGAAATCCAGACAGCAGCATGCGTCACGGGCCAAAAGCGAACAGACCAAAGAACGCATTCTGGAAGCAGCATCAGAAATAATCCGGGACGGCGGGCTACACGCCTGCACTCAACGGGCTATCGCCGCTGAGCTGAATATTTCACCCGGTACCATTACCTGGCATTTCAGAATTCTTGACGATCTGCACGATGCCGTTATCAGAAAGGCTGTTGAAAATTTTAAATCGCAGACGTTGAAGTGGTTCAGTGAGTGCCCACCGGACAAGCCCGAAGTTCAGTTAACCCGGTTTCTTTGCTGGACGATGCAGCAGCAAGCGCGGCTCCTGAGCGAATATGAACTTTTCGTTGCCGCCGTTGCACGACCCCGACTAAGAGAGAGTGCGATGGAATGGGTCCGAACGCACAGTATGATTCTGCAACAGCACTTCCGTATGAATGCGAAACAGGCGGATGCCGTAGTGGCTTATACCGATGCCTGGTTACTACGCAGCCTTCTCAGCAACGGCACTGAGAAGCCTGACGAACACATGACAGAGCGTGTCTTTCTTTCCATCATCCAGACGCCGTAATCGGATTGTTTTCCCATAAAAATTTTTAGAACTATGCCGGGCCTTTCACGGGTCAGGTCCGGCCGCGCCATTCTGGAAACAGAATAATCAAGTAGCCGCTTTATAACGGATTTATTTACCTTAAAAGAGGTTCATGCATGAAAAAGCAATTTAACTATCTGAACATAAGCACGCTGTCACTTCTGCTTATCGCAGGCGTTTCACATGCCGCCGTCTCGCCCGAGACACGTTCCCTTGACGAACTTTACCAACGCGCATTGCAAGAAGGCCACGAAGTCACCGTCTATGCTGGTGGCGACACGGCAGGTCAGCAGGATGGCATCAAAGCCGCGTTTGAAAAACGGTTTCCTGGCATGAAACTCAACGTCATCGTGGATTACAGCAAATTTCACGATGCACGTATTGATAACCAACTGGTGACCGGCACGCTGGTGCCTGATGTGGTTCAATTGCAAACGCTACAGGATTACCCGCGCTGGAAACAGGAAGGTGCGCTCCTGAACTATAAGCCCAGGGGATGGGACCAGATTTATCCGACGTTCAAGGATCAAGACGGTGCATGGACAGGTGTTTTTGTGGACGCGTTCTCAAATGTCGTTAACACAAAATCCCTGCCTGAAAAGGAGTGGCCAAGAGAAGCTAACGATTATTTAAATCCATCACTTAAAGGAAAAATTGTCGTTACCTGGCCAAACGACGATGATGCAGTTCTTTTCTGGTTTAAACAGGTCGTAGACAGATACGGCTGGGAATACGTTCAGAAATTTGTTGAGCAGAACCCGCAGTTAGTCAGAGGTACGCAAGCGCCTGCCGATGATGTCGAGAGCGGCAAGGCAGTAGCGACCTTCTCAACCGATGGCAGTCTGGTACCGGATGAAAAAGCACATTCGCGCTTCGTACTCCCGCAGCATGACCCCTTCGTATCCTGGGCTCAGCGGGCGGCCATCATGAAAGGTGCCAAACATCCTGACGCGGCCAAGCTCTATCTCAACTGGCTTACGGACAAAGAGACACAACAAAACACCTGGTACATGTGGTCCGTCAGAACAGATGTGACCCCACCAAAAGGCTATAAGCCTATCTGGGAGTACAAAAATACCAATCCTGATGCTTTTGCGAAATTCATGCAGGACAGAGGAGCCGTGGAACGCTTCCGCTCACAGATGACACTTTACTTCGGAGAAGTGAAAGGCGAGCCCTCAC from Dickeya zeae NCPPB 2538 encodes the following:
- a CDS encoding ABC transporter substrate-binding protein, encoding MKKQFNYLNISTLSLLLIAGVSHAAVSPETRSLDELYQRALQEGHEVTVYAGGDTAGQQDGIKAAFEKRFPGMKLNVIVDYSKFHDARIDNQLVTGTLVPDVVQLQTLQDYPRWKQEGALLNYKPRGWDQIYPTFKDQDGAWTGVFVDAFSNVVNTKSLPEKEWPREANDYLNPSLKGKIVVTWPNDDDAVLFWFKQVVDRYGWEYVQKFVEQNPQLVRGTQAPADDVESGKAVATFSTDGSLVPDEKAHSRFVLPQHDPFVSWAQRAAIMKGAKHPDAAKLYLNWLTDKETQQNTWYMWSVRTDVTPPKGYKPIWEYKNTNPDAFAKFMQDRGAVERFRSQMTLYFGEVKGEPSPGWLGLHPREALAH
- a CDS encoding DUF3142 domain-containing protein gives rise to the protein MGATAQILLVVRCTVVLTSLLCLSITAYGATVDAARYHAFWLWAAVQPQPVLAQADTLYLHQGEIARRNGKTVFLRQGIPVSTLPVKHLWLSFRVSELQLDKSGWQRLLHLRQRWAAAGNHLDGIQLDFDAKSYHLSQYVDFLQALRQQLPPDCRLSVTGLLDWAKTGDVRQLNRLSGVVDEIVVQTYQGRHTVENYTAYLPALLRLTLPFRLGLVQHGKWDEQWQRRLASSPFYRGEVVFLLNPTPARRTPILASHQW
- a CDS encoding TetR/AcrR family transcriptional regulator gives rise to the protein MKSRQQHASRAKSEQTKERILEAASEIIRDGGLHACTQRAIAAELNISPGTITWHFRILDDLHDAVIRKAVENFKSQTLKWFSECPPDKPEVQLTRFLCWTMQQQARLLSEYELFVAAVARPRLRESAMEWVRTHSMILQQHFRMNAKQADAVVAYTDAWLLRSLLSNGTEKPDEHMTERVFLSIIQTP